CTTATGTTTATGCGCCTGCGTGTGCCTCTGCTTTCTCCGATTTCCTTTTTCTTTTTTCGACAGCGCCTGTTTCTTCGCCCTATCAATCTTGTTTTTTCCCGCCCGCTCTGCCTATAATGGTGACTGACCTCCTCCGTGGCAGCGGGGGATTTTTTTTAGAGGAGGCCCAACGGTGCGGAGCAAGAGAAAGAAAGCCTGGCCCTTCGGGATCCTGGCCATCATCGGCATCATCGCCGCCGTGATCGCATTCCAAACGTACCAGCAGGGGTTGGAGCCCCTAGAACCGGGAAACCGGCAGGAGATCGTTGTTGAGATCCCATCCAATGTGACCGCCCGGGATATCGGGGACATCTTGGAGGACAAAAAGGTGATCCGCAGCAGCCGGGCCTTCGCCAACTACGCCCGCGGACACGGCGGCGAGTCCCTCAAAGCGGGTGAGTATACGCTCAGTCCCAGTCTCTCCGTGCCCGATATCTTGAACCTGCTGATCGAAGGAAAGACCCGCCTGTACAGCTTCACCATCCCCGAGGGCTACACGACGCGCCAGATCGTGGATTTGCTCGCCGGCAAGGGACTGGTTGACCGCGACGCCTTTCGCAAAGCCCTGGCCCAGACGCCGATGGAGTATGATTACGTAAAAAAACTCCCCGCCAATGAAAACCGCCTGGAAGGGTTCCTCTTTCCGGCCACCTACCGCATTCAGCGCGACACCTCGCCGGAAGAGATCGTGCGCATGCTCGTCAGCCGCTTCGACCAGGAGATGACCCCTGAGGTGCGGGCGCGGATGAAAGAATTGAACATCGGCGTCCGTGACACGGTGGTGTTGGCTTCGCTGATCGAGAGGGAGGCCCAGAAGGCGGAAGACCGTCCCGTCATCAGCGCCGTCTTCCGCAACCGCCTGAACAAAGGCATGAAACTGGAGGCCTGCTCGACGATCCAGTACTTGCTGGGCCAGCCGAAGGCCAAACTGTATTATAAGGACTTGCAGATCGAGTCGCCCTACAACACCTACAAGTATGCGGGGCTGCCGCCAGGCCCCATCGCCAACCCGGGCAAGGCCAGCCTGCAGGCCGCCTTGTACCCGACCAAAACCGACTACCTCTATTTTGTGGCCAAAGGGGATGGCTACCATCAGTTCAGCCGCACCTTCAACGAACACCTCCAGGCGGTTGCCAAGTATGGGAATTGAACTGCTCGCGCCGGCCGGCAACCCGGAGAAACTGGCCATGGCCCTTCACTACGGCGCCGACGCCGTCTACCTGGCCGGCAAGGAACTGGGTCTGCGCGCCTACGCCGGCAATTTCACATCTGAGGAGATGGCCCGGGGCATCGCCCTTGCCCATGAACAGGGTAAAAAGGTCTATGTGACGGTCAATATCTTTGCCCACAACCGCGACTTCGCCAACCTGCCCGCCTACCTTACAGAACTGCGGGACATGGGCGCTGATGCCATCCTCGTCTCTGACCCCGGCGTCTTCGCTGTCGCCCGCCGGACCGTTCCCGACCTGCCCATCCACATCAGCACCCAGGCCAATGTGACCAACGCCGAATCGGCCCGTTTCTGGGCCGACCAGGGCGCCAAGCGCATCGTTCTGGCCCGGGAACTCTCCTTGGCCGAGATCCGAGAGATCCGCCAGGCCGTCGACATCGAGTTGGAGGTCTTTGTTCATGGCGCCATGTGCATGTCCTACTCGGGCCGCTGCATGATCAGCGACTACCTGACAGGACGGGGCGCCAACCGCGGCGAATGCGCCCAGGCCTGCCGATGGAAATATGCTCTTGTCGAAGAGACACGGCCCGGCCTCTACCTGCCGGTCGAGGAGGACGAGCGGGGCTCCTATGTCTTTAACGCCCGGGACCTCTGCCTGCTTCCCGACATCCCGGCCTTGATCGACGCCGGCGTCGACAGCTTCAAGATTGAAGGCCGGATGAAGAGCGTCCACTATGTGGCCACCGTAACCCAGGTCTACCGCCGCGCCGTCGACAGCGCCCTCGCCGCCCAGGTTGCCGGGCGGCCGTCGCGCACGTTAACCTCCTGGTGGGAGGAACTGGCCAAGATCAGCCACCGGCCCTATACGCAGGGCTTTCTCCATGGTCCGCCGGGCCAGGAGCCCGATCTCCCGTACCGGCGCGACTATGATTTCGTCGGTGTCGTCCAGGCCTATGACGCCCAGAAGCGCGAAGCCGAGATCGAGGTGCGCAACCGCATCCGCCTCGGCGATATCCTGGAACTGGCCGGTCCCGGCGCAACGCCCTTTTTGACCATCGTCAACGAGATGCGCGATGACGAGGGCAACGCCATCGACAAGGCGCCTCGGCCCCACCAGCGCATCCGCATCCGCGTGCCCCGTCCCGTGGCCCCTCTCGATCTCGTCCGCCGTCCCAAAGACGGCGGCGAGGACTCCTTCCTGAAGGTGCGCATCAACCCCTCCCACATCTTTTATCTCGACATTATCCTGGAGGGTTTCGGCCACCTTGGCGTCCCGACAACAGTCGACAAGGAAGCCGG
The DNA window shown above is from Heliomicrobium undosum and carries:
- the mltG gene encoding endolytic transglycosylase MltG, translated to MRSKRKKAWPFGILAIIGIIAAVIAFQTYQQGLEPLEPGNRQEIVVEIPSNVTARDIGDILEDKKVIRSSRAFANYARGHGGESLKAGEYTLSPSLSVPDILNLLIEGKTRLYSFTIPEGYTTRQIVDLLAGKGLVDRDAFRKALAQTPMEYDYVKKLPANENRLEGFLFPATYRIQRDTSPEEIVRMLVSRFDQEMTPEVRARMKELNIGVRDTVVLASLIEREAQKAEDRPVISAVFRNRLNKGMKLEACSTIQYLLGQPKAKLYYKDLQIESPYNTYKYAGLPPGPIANPGKASLQAALYPTKTDYLYFVAKGDGYHQFSRTFNEHLQAVAKYGN
- a CDS encoding U32 family peptidase C-terminal domain-containing protein: MGIELLAPAGNPEKLAMALHYGADAVYLAGKELGLRAYAGNFTSEEMARGIALAHEQGKKVYVTVNIFAHNRDFANLPAYLTELRDMGADAILVSDPGVFAVARRTVPDLPIHISTQANVTNAESARFWADQGAKRIVLARELSLAEIREIRQAVDIELEVFVHGAMCMSYSGRCMISDYLTGRGANRGECAQACRWKYALVEETRPGLYLPVEEDERGSYVFNARDLCLLPDIPALIDAGVDSFKIEGRMKSVHYVATVTQVYRRAVDSALAAQVAGRPSRTLTSWWEELAKISHRPYTQGFLHGPPGQEPDLPYRRDYDFVGVVQAYDAQKREAEIEVRNRIRLGDILELAGPGATPFLTIVNEMRDDEGNAIDKAPRPHQRIRIRVPRPVAPLDLVRRPKDGGEDSFLKVRINPSHIFYLDIILEGFGHLGVPTTVDKEAGLVLIRTTPDTREEVIRVLESLPWPAVWEREEDEMLPSPPN